A genome region from Candidatus Manganitrophaceae bacterium includes the following:
- a CDS encoding GGDEF domain-containing protein, producing the protein MRPFKGRGGCGFSNGIGQPKSLRRNTDDLHKRGCKNEHDLCLLLFDIDHFKRFNDTYGHITGDEVLRFVGRKIKEKVRGTDFLARYGGEEFTVILPKTPLAGARIVAESIRAFFSETKLKSVATSKPLGTLTVSIGAACYRSGESMEDFIQRSDKALYFAKNAGKNRVATENDLARPELAAQNMQN; encoded by the coding sequence ATTAGACCATTCAAAGGCCGAGGCGGCTGTGGATTTTCTAACGGGATTGGCCAACCGAAAAGCCTTCGACGAAACACTGATGATTTGCACAAACGAGGCTGCAAAAATGAACATGATTTATGCTTATTACTCTTCGATATAGACCACTTTAAGAGATTTAACGATACCTATGGACACATTACCGGAGATGAAGTCCTGAGATTTGTTGGGAGAAAGATTAAAGAGAAAGTGAGGGGTACGGATTTCTTAGCACGCTATGGCGGAGAGGAGTTCACCGTGATACTTCCAAAAACCCCGCTCGCCGGAGCCAGGATTGTTGCGGAAAGTATCAGAGCTTTTTTTTCTGAAACAAAACTTAAATCAGTTGCAACATCAAAACCTCTTGGAACGTTAACGGTCTCAATCGGCGCAGCATGTTACCGGTCGGGCGAATCTATGGAGGACTTTATCCAACGGTCTGATAAAGCGCTCTACTTTGCAAAAAACGCGGGAAAAAATCGAGTGGCAACAGAGAACGACTTGGCTCGTCCGGAGCTTGCTGCCCAAAACATGCAGAATTGA
- a CDS encoding DUF3450 domain-containing protein, which yields MIFISPVHANPLERSTEIQSEVNKAAAQSQVKVDRLSEETARLLSEYREVLRQGDSLQTYNDQLERLLQSQGAEKVSLEAQLREIEVTHREIVPLILRMVESLDQFVTLDRPFLQEERRARVVELRELMDRADVTNAEKYRRVMEAYQIETEYGRTIESYEGTLGENGKGRTVHFLRMGRVSLVYLTLDGEETGYWDQGQRRWVALPEGDRSSVMRGIRIARKEIPADLIRLPIAAPGGAE from the coding sequence ATGATTTTTATCTCGCCTGTCCATGCGAATCCTCTTGAGCGTTCAACCGAAATCCAGTCAGAGGTCAACAAGGCGGCCGCACAATCACAGGTGAAGGTTGACCGGCTTTCAGAGGAGACGGCGCGGCTCTTGAGTGAATATCGGGAAGTGCTGCGCCAGGGAGACAGTCTTCAGACCTATAATGACCAGCTTGAGCGCTTGCTCCAGTCTCAGGGAGCAGAAAAGGTTTCTTTGGAGGCGCAGCTTCGGGAGATTGAGGTGACACACCGCGAGATAGTCCCTCTGATCTTGAGGATGGTCGAAAGCCTGGATCAATTTGTCACCTTGGATCGTCCTTTTTTACAAGAGGAACGTCGCGCGCGCGTAGTGGAACTTCGCGAATTAATGGATCGGGCGGATGTGACAAATGCTGAGAAATACCGTCGCGTAATGGAAGCCTACCAGATCGAGACTGAATATGGGCGAACCATCGAAAGCTATGAGGGGACGCTCGGTGAAAATGGGAAAGGCCGAACGGTTCATTTTCTCCGCATGGGCCGGGTTTCACTGGTTTATCTGACGCTTGACGGTGAGGAAACCGGCTACTGGGACCAGGGACAGAGACGCTGGGTTGCACTTCCGGAGGGGGACCGTTCATCCGTGATGCGCGGCATCCGGATCGCGCGAAAAGAGATCCCTGCAGACCTCATCAGGCTTCCGATCGCCGCGCCGGGGGGTGCCGAATGA
- a CDS encoding MotA/TolQ/ExbB proton channel family protein produces MKRSLVLLILTLLFSSAIGHAADPPASLDELLERVRNERENAIKANAGREAQFLTERNAQGRLLEEVKAGLVLEEERSQRLKKQFEKNEKILASFETRLDKETGFLGELFGVVRQHAREAEGLFGSSLVSTQRPGRREFVGLLAKRKALPTIKEMERLWFLLQDEMTESGKVVRFSASVVSPEGKERERWVTRVGVFNVVSEGKFLHYLPETRKLVELNRQPSKRFQEMAWALEEARDGVVPMAIDPSRGALLSLLVQSPDTLERVQQGGVIGYFIIAIGGIAFLLVCERFAYLTVVGKRIVKQLTEDLPGLNNALGRIMRVYTEDPDQDVETLEHRLDEATLKEIPNLERGLTTIAILAAVAPLLGLLGTVTGMIETFQSITLFGAGDPKLMSGGISQALVTTELGLVVAIPIVLLHSLLHGKSNRLVQILDEQSAGMVARLSERHHSDSLA; encoded by the coding sequence ATGAAAAGAAGTCTCGTGTTGCTGATATTAACCCTGCTCTTCTCTTCTGCCATCGGGCATGCCGCAGACCCGCCCGCATCCCTCGATGAATTGCTCGAGCGGGTTCGTAACGAGCGCGAGAACGCGATAAAAGCGAATGCCGGTCGGGAGGCACAATTCCTGACCGAAAGGAATGCGCAAGGCCGTCTCCTGGAGGAGGTCAAGGCAGGACTTGTCTTGGAAGAGGAGAGAAGTCAGAGGCTCAAAAAGCAGTTTGAGAAAAATGAAAAGATACTTGCATCGTTTGAAACCCGACTCGATAAAGAGACGGGTTTCCTGGGAGAGTTATTTGGCGTCGTTCGGCAACATGCGAGAGAGGCGGAGGGGCTTTTTGGTTCGTCCCTGGTCTCCACGCAACGGCCCGGCCGACGTGAATTTGTCGGGCTTCTGGCCAAGCGCAAAGCCCTTCCGACGATCAAGGAGATGGAACGGCTTTGGTTTCTCTTGCAGGATGAGATGACGGAGTCGGGCAAGGTGGTCCGGTTTTCGGCCTCAGTGGTTTCGCCTGAAGGCAAAGAAAGGGAGCGATGGGTGACACGGGTGGGTGTTTTTAACGTCGTCTCCGAAGGGAAGTTCCTGCATTACCTTCCTGAAACCAGAAAGCTGGTAGAACTGAACCGTCAACCGAGCAAGCGGTTCCAGGAGATGGCATGGGCGCTTGAGGAGGCCAGGGATGGGGTTGTCCCGATGGCGATCGACCCCTCCCGGGGAGCACTCCTTTCTCTCCTTGTTCAGTCGCCCGATACCCTGGAGCGTGTTCAACAGGGTGGGGTCATTGGTTATTTTATCATTGCCATCGGCGGGATTGCGTTCTTGTTGGTCTGTGAGCGCTTTGCCTACCTGACCGTCGTCGGAAAGAGGATTGTGAAGCAATTAACAGAGGATCTTCCGGGGCTGAACAATGCCTTGGGGAGGATCATGCGTGTTTATACGGAGGACCCGGACCAGGATGTCGAGACACTGGAGCATCGATTGGATGAGGCGACACTGAAGGAGATTCCAAATCTTGAACGGGGACTGACCACAATCGCTATCCTTGCGGCGGTCGCGCCTCTCCTGGGCTTGCTTGGCACCGTGACCGGCATGATTGAAACCTTCCAATCGATTACGCTGTTTGGTGCCGGGGATCCAAAGCTGATGTCGGGCGGAATTTCTCAGGCTCTTGTGACGACGGAATTGGGTTTGGTTGTCGCGATACCGATCGTTTTGCTGCACAGCCTTCTTCATGGAAAAAGCAACCGCCTGGTCCAGATCCTTGATGAGCAAAGCGCGGGGATGGTAGCAAGGCTTTCAGAGAGGCATCATAGTGACAGCCTTGCGTGA
- a CDS encoding MotA/TolQ/ExbB proton channel family protein, protein MTALRESLGKIWFFLEMGGPVLVGMFVLSILLWILILERYWFICVTHRKGLDGIVFGWRKRKETTSWTANRIREALISESASTLQQSLFLIKTLCAVLPLLGLLGTVTGMIQTFDVMTRFGTGNLRGMAGGISEALVTTMAGLVTALSGLFFSADLRRRAASETERVAELLTQH, encoded by the coding sequence GTGACAGCCTTGCGTGAATCCCTGGGAAAGATCTGGTTCTTCCTTGAAATGGGCGGCCCTGTTCTTGTGGGTATGTTTGTATTGTCGATCCTGCTCTGGATATTAATTTTAGAACGGTATTGGTTCATCTGTGTCACACATCGCAAAGGTCTCGACGGGATCGTCTTCGGATGGCGCAAGCGAAAAGAAACGACATCCTGGACTGCAAATCGGATTCGGGAAGCCTTGATTTCCGAATCCGCCTCGACGCTTCAGCAATCGCTCTTCCTGATTAAGACCCTGTGCGCAGTGCTCCCTCTTCTTGGCTTGTTGGGGACGGTGACCGGAATGATCCAGACCTTTGATGTGATGACCCGCTTTGGGACAGGCAATCTTCGCGGGATGGCGGGGGGGATCTCTGAGGCCCTGGTTACAACAATGGCAGGGCTTGTGACTGCTCTTTCCGGACTTTTTTTCAGTGCGGATCTCAGGCGTCGGGCGGCATCTGAAACAGAGAGGGTAGCAGAACTGTTAACCCAACATTAA
- a CDS encoding biopolymer transporter ExbD: MRRRHTRTQGAAADINLTPLIDMVFILLIFFIVTTSFVKEAGIEVSRPSAHSAERKSEGNIMIAISENGEVWMDKRRIGIETVRANVERMRVEHPEGAVIVLADEGSKTGLLVRVIDQARLAGVSNVSIATQERRR; encoded by the coding sequence ATGCGAAGACGGCATACAAGAACTCAGGGCGCGGCGGCAGACATCAACCTGACCCCTTTGATCGACATGGTCTTCATCCTGTTGATCTTTTTCATTGTGACCACCTCGTTTGTGAAGGAGGCGGGGATAGAGGTCAGCCGGCCCTCGGCGCATTCCGCTGAGCGCAAGTCGGAGGGAAACATCATGATCGCGATCTCCGAGAACGGGGAGGTCTGGATGGACAAGCGGCGGATCGGGATCGAAACCGTCCGTGCGAATGTTGAACGCATGCGTGTGGAGCATCCCGAGGGGGCGGTGATTGTCCTCGCCGATGAGGGCTCTAAAACAGGGCTGCTGGTCCGCGTGATCGATCAGGCCCGACTGGCGGGTGTGTCCAATGTTTCCATTGCAACACAGGAGCGTCGGAGATGA
- a CDS encoding energy transducer TonB → MRFIPLVVVALVTNFLLFLLMHNMVAADGQRIVRDENFRGIDFIRMKRQVESPKSKSRTVPERPSLAKATPPPERMKRMVLTKPEVEQIQPPLRPIRSAMRLRGGPYLGQFVPDPLPVVEGPGDVGLSVAPNIGLGIIETDVIPMVRVPPRYPRRAIRSKIEGVVTVEFTITSEGSVIDPTVVQAVPPSVFNRAALQAIRRWKFRPKFIEGKPVQRRAMQNIRFSLQK, encoded by the coding sequence ATGAGATTTATTCCTCTTGTTGTTGTCGCCCTTGTCACCAACTTTCTCCTGTTTCTTCTGATGCATAATATGGTTGCGGCGGATGGACAGCGGATTGTCCGGGATGAAAACTTTCGAGGGATAGATTTTATCCGTATGAAGCGCCAGGTGGAAAGTCCGAAGTCCAAGTCGCGGACCGTGCCCGAACGACCTTCTCTCGCCAAGGCGACTCCACCCCCTGAGCGGATGAAGAGAATGGTGCTCACGAAGCCGGAAGTGGAACAGATCCAGCCCCCATTGCGTCCGATCCGGTCGGCAATGCGTTTGAGGGGTGGACCTTATCTGGGTCAGTTTGTTCCAGATCCTCTCCCGGTCGTGGAAGGTCCTGGTGATGTCGGGCTATCCGTGGCCCCAAATATCGGTCTGGGTATCATAGAAACGGATGTCATCCCCATGGTGAGGGTTCCGCCACGCTACCCCCGGCGCGCGATCCGTTCAAAGATCGAAGGGGTGGTGACGGTGGAATTTACCATCACGAGCGAGGGTTCCGTCATTGATCCCACCGTCGTCCAGGCTGTCCCGCCCTCCGTATTTAACCGCGCCGCACTCCAAGCCATACGAAGGTGGAAATTCAGGCCAAAGTTTATTGAAGGAAAGCCGGTACAGCGTCGTGCCATGCAGAATATTCGATTCAGTCTACAGAAATAA
- a CDS encoding tetratricopeptide repeat protein: MKKVIFLLMVLVLFGCGIAAPLDANAEKKAVLSQRTYERLIEVHRLIEDRQVAEALQALDTLLSKLEGKPYEASVVHQTYGYAYIGMDDFSKAIPSFEAALALDALPEGPALRILYDLAQLYISVERYEPGAEAIERWLLETPNPTPEAHALAAGAYIPLNRFTRAIPHLREAIILSPTPKEAWYQSLLSLHYELMEYRESARLLETIILKFPDKSVYWSQLSNLYLTLKEDAKGLAILELAYMKGFLEEKDLVLLASLYQYQEVPHKAGILLEKGIKEGSIQSTKKNWEKLSNAWFQAKELDRAVRALQWAAKLSGDGKLDVRRGTLLVELERWEEAVQALEAGLEKGKMDDPGRAHLLLGIASNALGDPKRAITSFKKAKASPDTHRSATQWLAFLQTEIPSK, encoded by the coding sequence ATGAAAAAAGTTATATTTCTCCTCATGGTCCTGGTACTTTTCGGATGTGGGATTGCAGCGCCCCTGGACGCCAATGCAGAGAAAAAGGCGGTTCTCAGTCAACGAACCTACGAGCGTCTTATTGAGGTTCACCGCCTCATTGAAGACAGGCAGGTTGCAGAAGCCCTTCAGGCGCTTGATACTCTATTGTCGAAGCTTGAAGGGAAACCCTATGAGGCCTCTGTCGTTCATCAGACCTATGGATATGCCTATATTGGTATGGATGATTTTTCCAAGGCCATCCCCTCTTTTGAGGCGGCTCTCGCCCTGGATGCCCTTCCTGAAGGTCCCGCGCTCCGTATCCTCTACGATCTTGCCCAGCTCTATATCTCAGTAGAACGCTATGAACCGGGAGCGGAGGCCATAGAACGCTGGTTGCTTGAGACGCCGAACCCGACGCCGGAGGCGCATGCCCTTGCGGCGGGCGCGTATATTCCCCTCAATCGTTTTACCCGTGCCATCCCTCACCTGAGGGAGGCGATCATCCTTTCTCCGACGCCAAAAGAGGCATGGTACCAGTCGCTCCTGAGCCTGCATTATGAGTTGATGGAGTATCGGGAGTCGGCCCGGCTTCTGGAGACGATCATCCTCAAGTTCCCGGACAAATCGGTCTACTGGAGCCAATTGTCCAACCTTTATCTGACGCTTAAGGAAGATGCAAAGGGCTTGGCCATCCTTGAATTGGCCTACATGAAAGGTTTTCTTGAAGAGAAAGACCTTGTCCTGCTTGCCAGTCTCTACCAGTATCAAGAGGTCCCCCATAAGGCCGGGATTTTGCTGGAAAAGGGGATCAAGGAAGGATCTATTCAGTCTACAAAGAAGAACTGGGAAAAACTGTCGAATGCCTGGTTCCAGGCCAAAGAACTGGATCGTGCCGTCAGGGCCTTACAGTGGGCTGCGAAGTTGTCCGGTGACGGGAAACTGGATGTTCGAAGGGGAACGCTCCTGGTCGAATTGGAGCGCTGGGAAGAAGCGGTTCAGGCGCTGGAGGCAGGACTTGAAAAAGGCAAGATGGATGATCCCGGCCGTGCCCATCTTCTCCTGGGTATCGCCAGCAACGCACTTGGAGATCCAAAAAGGGCCATCACCTCTTTTAAGAAGGCCAAGGCCTCACCCGATACCCATCGCTCCGCGACCCAATGGCTGGCCTTTCTGCAGACCGAGATCCCATCCAAGTGA
- a CDS encoding TonB-dependent receptor, whose protein sequence is MQKRWILAVLIILMTSFVQRGGVRMAFPAEGTDDLETKILDKILVIGNPSEAEGMPGSAHVVVKEEIRKQAYDDINRVLRKVPGVYVREEDGFGLFPNISLRGVDTSRSAKVTIMEDGILMAPAPYSAPSAYYSPTVGRMSGLEVLKGSSQIKYGPHITGGVINYLSTPIPNKKTVYLKSMYGSFNELRTHAYVGNTIDTKVGRFGFLLEGYTRKNDGFKRIDRTPDFRDSDDTGFTKTEPMIKVSWEPKTAIYQHLELKYGQTKLDANETYLGLSEADFNANPTRRYAASRFDNMDAMQKRTSLRYAVSPTDDLDIITTLYYNTFDRNWYKLNDLRALPVLPVSVNMSLSEALAGGGGGEGLACLKGAGVCTLRVRANNRSYKAKGAETVTYYRFGSEVWHEVSFGIRYHMDEVRRFQWNDLYAQSANGTISGLTPGTPGDAGDRLQETDALAFYLQDTIEAGPWTFIPGIRYERLDQTSEDPKGTLQGAGGTKGRDGENSLDMVGGGLGVSYRVNEAWTTFGGVHRGFSPPSPRGTRSGLDEETSLAFETGARYRNRRQALAVEAVLFYTQFKDLVVTDNVGGTGSGDDENFGEVDSYGLEFSSQIDPGIANRWKVRNPWYLTLTYTNAEQQNDARSTDAESIFSFGKKGNKVTYVPEWVISVGTGVETERWGGFISGTYVDETFSSADNSSLQVNGDGDPDARFGKTDSYFVADLTGFYRISEEVKLFGGVQNLFDEEYIVSRQPHGPRPGMPLFGYVGIELSM, encoded by the coding sequence ATGCAAAAAAGATGGATACTGGCTGTGTTAATTATTTTGATGACATCCTTCGTACAACGGGGGGGGGTGAGGATGGCTTTTCCCGCCGAGGGGACGGACGATTTAGAGACAAAGATACTTGATAAGATATTGGTGATCGGCAATCCAAGCGAAGCCGAGGGAATGCCCGGTTCTGCCCATGTCGTTGTGAAAGAAGAAATCCGAAAACAAGCTTATGACGATATCAACCGCGTACTTCGCAAGGTCCCCGGGGTTTATGTGCGGGAAGAGGATGGTTTCGGGCTTTTTCCCAATATCAGTTTAAGAGGGGTCGATACGAGCCGCAGCGCCAAGGTCACGATTATGGAAGACGGTATTTTGATGGCCCCCGCGCCTTATTCTGCGCCATCGGCCTATTATTCGCCGACGGTGGGACGAATGAGCGGTTTAGAAGTTCTAAAGGGTTCGAGCCAAATCAAGTACGGCCCGCATATTACAGGTGGGGTGATCAACTACCTTTCCACGCCGATTCCCAACAAGAAAACGGTTTATCTCAAGTCAATGTACGGCAGTTTTAACGAGTTGCGCACCCACGCCTATGTCGGAAACACCATTGACACGAAGGTCGGGCGGTTCGGATTTCTGCTGGAAGGCTATACGCGAAAGAACGATGGGTTCAAGCGGATCGACAGGACTCCCGATTTTCGTGACAGCGACGATACCGGCTTTACAAAGACCGAACCCATGATCAAGGTATCCTGGGAACCGAAGACCGCGATCTATCAGCATTTGGAGTTGAAATATGGTCAGACCAAACTGGATGCGAATGAAACCTATCTTGGTTTGAGCGAAGCCGACTTCAACGCAAACCCCACTCGGCGTTACGCCGCTTCGCGCTTCGATAATATGGATGCCATGCAGAAGCGCACTTCCCTGCGTTATGCGGTTAGTCCGACGGATGATCTGGATATCATCACGACACTTTATTACAATACATTCGACCGCAATTGGTACAAACTGAATGATTTGAGGGCATTGCCCGTTTTGCCCGTTTCCGTGAATATGTCGCTTTCAGAGGCCCTGGCGGGCGGTGGCGGCGGTGAGGGGCTTGCCTGTCTCAAGGGTGCGGGGGTATGTACCTTGCGTGTCCGCGCGAACAATCGTTCGTATAAAGCAAAAGGCGCTGAGACCGTCACTTACTATCGTTTTGGATCAGAGGTGTGGCACGAAGTTTCCTTTGGCATCCGTTATCATATGGATGAAGTGCGGCGTTTTCAGTGGAACGACCTGTATGCGCAATCCGCTAACGGCACGATTTCCGGTCTCACGCCAGGCACGCCAGGTGACGCCGGAGACCGCCTTCAAGAAACGGACGCACTGGCCTTTTATCTTCAGGATACGATTGAGGCCGGCCCGTGGACCTTTATCCCGGGCATCCGCTACGAGCGTTTGGACCAAACTTCGGAAGATCCGAAAGGCACATTGCAAGGTGCGGGCGGGACGAAGGGAAGAGATGGCGAAAACAGCCTTGATATGGTGGGCGGAGGTCTGGGCGTCTCCTATCGTGTGAATGAGGCATGGACCACGTTCGGCGGCGTGCATCGCGGTTTTTCACCACCCAGTCCTAGAGGGACGCGAAGCGGTCTCGATGAAGAAACCAGCCTTGCTTTTGAAACAGGTGCGCGATACAGGAACCGCAGACAAGCGCTCGCCGTCGAAGCGGTGCTTTTTTATACCCAGTTTAAAGATCTGGTTGTCACGGATAATGTCGGCGGGACGGGCAGCGGCGACGATGAAAATTTTGGCGAAGTCGATAGCTACGGGCTTGAATTTTCGTCGCAGATTGACCCAGGGATCGCGAATCGGTGGAAAGTCCGCAATCCCTGGTACTTGACCTTGACCTATACAAATGCGGAACAGCAGAATGACGCGAGATCGACTGACGCCGAGTCGATCTTCAGCTTTGGGAAAAAAGGCAACAAGGTGACCTATGTACCGGAATGGGTGATCAGCGTCGGAACGGGTGTGGAAACAGAGCGATGGGGGGGCTTTATTTCGGGAACCTACGTGGATGAGACCTTCTCCAGCGCCGATAACAGCAGTCTCCAAGTCAACGGTGACGGCGATCCAGATGCCCGTTTTGGAAAAACGGACAGCTACTTTGTGGCTGATTTGACGGGCTTTTACCGCATCAGCGAAGAAGTGAAGCTCTTCGGCGGTGTACAAAACCTCTTCGACGAGGAATACATTGTGTCGCGTCAACCGCACGGACCGCGTCCCGGAATGCCGCTATTCGGCTATGTGGGGATTGAACTGTCGATGTAG
- a CDS encoding MFS transporter has product MKKGQKLLKSKMFWIGILYFAEGFPLGVFYDLFPVHFRQQGVELWKIGFMSLLGLAWTLKFLWAPAIDHYRHHRRWMFISDILMGVVILFFSLKLGFGPWAWIAVGCFTLLSATNDIAIDGYTIELLDKKELGLANGLRIGFYRVGMLASGFVLILSDYAGWSGAYMAAAGILCLSGFFCLNAPKEKAYAHKEGPSLLGELRRLIHRPRTFGIVVLFFLGTLWLINNATHWSDTTPSFWPISLGVAALVMGASIGLGSKALSSGNGNNLSKVAEGPMFGTLMAMLQRPYIIPVIVFILTFKLADSSMGFMVKPFWVDVGFSATEIGLVSVNIGLILSIAGGVAGGWITDRTSIFKALWTLGLFQAVSNLGYAMAAYVLPVVEAGTIISLEHKALIYSASAVESFTGGLGTAAFLAFLMAIVNKKHSATEYALLSSVFALSRSLAGWAGGFGAQNMGYAPYFLLTFFLAFPAYGFLPYVKKMLHYAESQEEWDQV; this is encoded by the coding sequence TTGAAAAAAGGACAGAAACTTCTCAAGTCAAAAATGTTCTGGATCGGGATTCTTTATTTCGCAGAGGGATTTCCTCTCGGTGTTTTCTATGACCTGTTTCCGGTCCATTTCAGGCAGCAGGGGGTTGAACTCTGGAAGATCGGTTTCATGAGTCTACTGGGTCTGGCTTGGACCCTGAAGTTTCTCTGGGCACCTGCGATCGACCACTACCGTCATCACAGGCGGTGGATGTTTATCTCCGACATCCTGATGGGTGTTGTGATTCTCTTTTTTTCCTTGAAACTCGGTTTTGGTCCCTGGGCCTGGATTGCTGTGGGTTGTTTTACCCTACTGTCTGCAACCAATGATATTGCCATTGATGGATATACCATCGAACTTCTGGACAAAAAAGAGTTGGGCCTGGCCAATGGACTCCGGATCGGATTTTACCGTGTGGGCATGCTCGCCTCCGGTTTTGTTCTGATTCTCAGTGACTATGCCGGTTGGTCGGGGGCCTACATGGCCGCTGCGGGTATCTTGTGTCTGTCGGGGTTTTTCTGCCTGAATGCCCCCAAGGAGAAGGCCTATGCGCACAAGGAAGGTCCCTCCCTGCTCGGGGAGTTGAGGAGGCTCATTCACCGCCCTCGCACCTTTGGCATTGTGGTCCTGTTTTTTCTGGGAACATTGTGGCTGATCAATAACGCGACCCACTGGTCGGACACGACCCCTTCTTTCTGGCCGATTTCTCTGGGGGTTGCCGCACTCGTGATGGGGGCAAGCATCGGCCTTGGCTCAAAGGCGCTCTCCTCCGGCAATGGGAACAATTTGTCCAAAGTGGCGGAGGGACCGATGTTCGGAACCCTGATGGCGATGCTTCAACGGCCCTATATTATCCCGGTGATCGTCTTTATATTGACCTTCAAACTTGCAGACAGCTCCATGGGCTTCATGGTAAAACCGTTCTGGGTCGATGTCGGATTCAGTGCCACGGAGATCGGTCTTGTTTCAGTGAACATCGGCCTGATCCTCTCTATTGCCGGCGGCGTTGCGGGGGGGTGGATCACGGACCGAACCAGTATTTTTAAAGCCTTATGGACACTTGGATTATTTCAGGCGGTTTCCAACCTGGGATATGCAATGGCGGCATATGTGCTTCCCGTCGTTGAGGCCGGGACGATCATCTCCTTGGAGCACAAGGCCTTGATCTACTCTGCCAGCGCCGTCGAATCATTTACCGGGGGCCTGGGAACGGCTGCTTTTCTAGCCTTCTTGATGGCGATCGTGAATAAGAAGCATTCCGCGACAGAATACGCGCTGCTTTCCTCTGTGTTTGCCCTCAGCCGTTCATTGGCCGGATGGGCGGGCGGTTTCGGCGCCCAAAATATGGGCTATGCCCCGTACTTTTTGCTGACCTTTTTCCTGGCCTTTCCCGCCTATGGTTTTCTCCCTTATGTTAAAAAAATGCTCCACTATGCGGAATCTCAGGAGGAGTGGGATCAAGTGTAG